From the bacterium genome, the window ACATGGCTTATATCAAAGCTTTCTCCACACAGGCTTTCCTTTCGGAAGATAGCAAGTTGGAGGGAGGATTTTCCCTTGTTTCTCCTGTCCTTCGGATGCGTGGGCTTGGCTTCAAGGGGCAGAGGTCGGGGCGCTTCATTCCCATCTTAGAGGCTTATGACAAAGACAATAATCCCCGCGGCTTCGCCCTTTCCCTCTATGTCAACTTTGTTCCTCCATATCTCGGCTCCATCTTCGCCCAAATGGGGATAAAGGACGCCAATTTCATAGAGAGGAACTGGGATTTCTTCTTCTCTTTAATTAGAAAAACAATAGAAAGAATGGAGGATGGACTCTTCCTCGTCAAGGCGGGTGCGGAATACTTCTCCTATTTCCTGGGAGACAGGGGAAAGCTGGGAGGGGAAATTAGTAACCTTTCCCAAAGCGAGAAAAATGCGGAATTTAGGATGAGGATTTTCCGAGGCAAGGAGGAGATATGGAGCGAAAGCAAACCCCTCACCATTCCCCCTATGGGAAGCGCTCTCGTCTCCTGGGAGCTAACCGCTGATGAGGTAGGTTCGTTTACAGTCAGGGGAGAGCTCTGGGAAGAAGGGAAATTGGTTGATGTTATTGAGCAGGAGGTAAGCGTTCAGGAGACGCCAAACGACCCCAAGGAAGAGTTCGTCTACATAAAGAATGGCGATTTCTATCTCAAAGGCAAGAAATGGTATCCCCACGGTATGAACTACTGGCCATCCTACATCGCCGGACAGGAGAGAACGGAGTATTGGCTACATTGGTTAAGCCCAGGCTTTTATGACCCATTGATTATAGAGAGGAACCTCGCCCTCCTTGAGAAGCTGGGAGCGAATATGGTGAGCATTCAGCTCAGCAACCGTGAGCAGGTTCCCCAAGTTAACGATTTCCTCTTGCGAGCTAAGAAGCACGGCTTGAAGGTAAATTTGTTCATAGCTGGAGCACATCCTCTTTACAAGGACGAAGCTTTGTTCACTGATTTCATAAAGAACGGCAGATTCAAAGGAAACAGCACCATTTTCGCCTATGACATCGCATGGGAAACTCACTGGGGAGGATACAATGAGAGGAAGAGGTGGGATAGGGATTGGGAGAAATGGGTGATTGATAGATATGGAAGCATTGAGAACGCTGAGAAGGATTGGGGCTATCCCATTCCAAGGGATGAGAGGGGAAATGTAACTGGTCCATCCGACCAGCAATTGCGTCAGGATGGTCCCTGGCTGAGGATGGCTTGCGCCTACAGCAGGTTCTTGGATGATTTCGTTAGCAAGGCTTATGGGAAAGTGGTGAGGAAGATAAGGGAGCTTGACCCGAATCATCTGATAAGCAATCGCGCCGCCTCCCAACCCTCATGGTCTGGTTGGTTCGCCTACGATATGATTGGGCAAGCGAAGCATCTGGATTTTCTCTCGCCCGAGGGGTATGGATTGAAGCCAGAGGAGGCGGGATTCACGACCGCTTATGCCCGCTACATCAGCGAGGGGAAGCCTGTCTTCTGGGCTGAATTCGGCTTCAACATCCATCCCGATATAACTCCCGAGAATATGAAAAAACAGGCGGATTATTACGCCAGCTTTTACGATATGATTCTGGATTCCCAGGCTAACGGCTCAGCCTGCTGGTGGTTTCCCGGAGGATACAGAGTTGATGAGCGAAGCGACTTCGGAATCATCAATCCGGACAACACACCACGCCCCGCCGCCCTCGTGTTCCAAAGATACTCTCGCTTAATTGAAGCTCCCAGGGAAATAGGAAAGCCACAATTGTGGATAACGATTGACAGGGATTTGCACGCAACGAACTACGAGGGAGTTTATAACGATAATAAGGCGAAATATGTGGAGGCAAGGAAGGAAGGGAAAGTAGTTGGGGTTAGGACGGCGGGAAGTGGAACGAATTCCCTCAATACTCCCCTCATCGCCGTCGGAAATGTTCCCTATAACGGTTCAAATCCTCATAAATACTTGAACGCGGAGTTCAATTGGGTCAGGATAAAGGATAGGGAGGGGAAATGGGTTGAGTTGTCCGAGGATGGGACTGTGGAAGTGAAGAAGGGGAAGAGGATAGAGATGCGGGTTTCTGTGGGGAATACGGGAATGGCGGAATGGGTAGCACCCAAGAATGCAGGAGGAAAGAAGGGTGGGGTTTACTTGCTGGTAGAGGGGGTAAATGCCAAGCATCCCATTCCCCAAAATTGCCCTCGCTTGAAGGATGTAGAGCTTTCCTTCTCATTACCACCAATTGATAGAGAGGTGCAGATAAAGTTATATATGGAGGCAGAAGGGAGAGCTCGTTTCGGGGAGATATTGAGGATAAAATTGATTCCGAAATAAAGTGCCAGCCGAAGGCTGGCACTTCTTTGCCATTGCATCCTTGCGTAGGAGAGCAGCTCTATGTCATTGCGAGCCTCCCGAAAGGAAGGCTCGCAATATCGGTTTCAAACCCTATCGGGTTTGAAAGCAAGTTGGCGAAGCCAATCTCGCTTCCTCTTAATCAAAAATCCTCCTTTACTACATCGCTTTAATAATTTATCATTTAATCAGTACATCAAAGAGGTGATGAGCGATGAAAATCAGGACGATTCTTTTCCTTCTTTCAATCCTCCTTGCCTTATCCTCAATGGCGCAACAGCTCAGCAATGGGGGTTTTGAGGAAATCCAAAATTCCTTTCCCACGGGATGGATTGGCTATATCGCCGGAAAGGGAAACGCCGAAGTCAAGCTGACAACAGAATCCCACTCCGGAAAATATGCCATACTCCTTAAAGCCAAGAAGGACTCCGTCGCCGGTCTTAATCGCACTTATCCAACGGGCAAGAAGGGAGAGGAAATGCCTCTCGGAGACCTCTTCCCACGCCTTAAGGGCGTCTTCACCTTCTGGTTCAAGGTCAAAAAGGCGGGAAAGGACAATGTGCGCTTTTATGTCATTCCTATGGGAAAGGATAACCTTGAAATCGGTCCCGCTCGCACTACTTTTATAATCCCTTCATCCTTCGCCGGCGATGGCAAATGGCACTTCGGCGCCATCGCCTACGACTACACTGGTATGAAGGATGTTCGTTCGGTTCAAGTTGCTCCTCGCATCAACGAAGGTGGAAACGATGATGGTGAGGTCATCATAGATGATATAAGTTATGTGGATTCAGTGGGACCTTTTATCGTTCCTCAGAGGATAGAGCTGCAGGGGAGTTCCTTCGTTTGTTCCTTCAAGAACGTTGGGGATAAGGAAGCGCGGGGGCTAAAAGCTCAGCTCAATCCACCAAGCGGAATCCAAGTTGATTCCTCCGAGAAAAACCTTGAATTGAAGCAAGGGGAGGAAAAGGAGATAGAGTGGAAGCTGTCCGGAGAAAGCAAGGGAAAGGT encodes:
- a CDS encoding beta-galactosidase, which translates into the protein MGRFLLTLLLLSSFCLFASQWNTIEGKFNQRDGELYSDGKMNSIAIPTESPFYGEGKFQAILRVNSRTIEGGWALAGIMLYLSPSNFWQLTLVEGPEGERYGELAEMRSGIWRAEIEDKLPVKRGEKPFTWDYAKDYLLKMEFNPQGIRGEISELGENKAVYQIEFHYPPSTQAVKGGKIALRAAGLDVVFSKISFEGTPMGLTGGRGQRIAIFRSDEEGYPRDLGEKLARELGKLGKEVELLDEQSIKSQSFNRENYFLLILPDASFFPLSAKGNLLSFLEAGGNLLCLGGPIFTKSQKMEMERWERLQEEIAKTPAERIIIDFGKEDLSQWKRASNDLSSPAKFSVVPEGPKEGMYSLKFEVSNLTGWDTLASPPLKEPFPEGQNLTCFWAKGDENTKAMLFEWREKDGSRWIATVPLSTSWQYYALIPEKFPYWPDNPSKGRGGPGDRFNPQNAESFSIGVALGHNTNLSPGPHTIWIAEIGSAKAEYPPQPDTSLPTIETLSPWYKYYELDDMAYIKAFSTQAFLSEDSKLEGGFSLVSPVLRMRGLGFKGQRSGRFIPILEAYDKDNNPRGFALSLYVNFVPPYLGSIFAQMGIKDANFIERNWDFFFSLIRKTIERMEDGLFLVKAGAEYFSYFLGDRGKLGGEISNLSQSEKNAEFRMRIFRGKEEIWSESKPLTIPPMGSALVSWELTADEVGSFTVRGELWEEGKLVDVIEQEVSVQETPNDPKEEFVYIKNGDFYLKGKKWYPHGMNYWPSYIAGQERTEYWLHWLSPGFYDPLIIERNLALLEKLGANMVSIQLSNREQVPQVNDFLLRAKKHGLKVNLFIAGAHPLYKDEALFTDFIKNGRFKGNSTIFAYDIAWETHWGGYNERKRWDRDWEKWVIDRYGSIENAEKDWGYPIPRDERGNVTGPSDQQLRQDGPWLRMACAYSRFLDDFVSKAYGKVVRKIRELDPNHLISNRAASQPSWSGWFAYDMIGQAKHLDFLSPEGYGLKPEEAGFTTAYARYISEGKPVFWAEFGFNIHPDITPENMKKQADYYASFYDMILDSQANGSACWWFPGGYRVDERSDFGIINPDNTPRPAALVFQRYSRLIEAPREIGKPQLWITIDRDLHATNYEGVYNDNKAKYVEARKEGKVVGVRTAGSGTNSLNTPLIAVGNVPYNGSNPHKYLNAEFNWVRIKDREGKWVELSEDGTVEVKKGKRIEMRVSVGNTGMAEWVAPKNAGGKKGGVYLLVEGVNAKHPIPQNCPRLKDVELSFSLPPIDREVQIKLYMEAEGRARFGEILRIKLIPK